The following are encoded in a window of Salmo trutta chromosome 9, fSalTru1.1, whole genome shotgun sequence genomic DNA:
- the rnf122 gene encoding RING finger protein 122 isoform X2 — protein MDIDLIRTTSGALMHPFQWFNGCFCGLGLVYSNKSCTMPPITFQDLPLNIYMIIFGTGIFIFILSLIFCCYFISKLRHQAQSDRFGYREVVLKGDPKKLNLHGTCAVCLEDFKVKDELGVLPCQHAFHRKCLVKWLEVRCVCPMCNKTIAGPPEQRNSIGTLLDELV, from the exons ATGGATATCGATCTCATAAG GACCACCTCCGGTGCATTGATGCACCCGTTTCAGTGGTTTAACG GGTGCTTCTGTGGTCTGGGACTGGTCTACTCCAACAAGTCGTGCACCATGCCTCCCATCACCTTCCAGGACCTGCCCCTCAACATCTACATGATCATCTTCGGAACAGGCATCTTCATCTTCATCCTCAGCCTCATCTTCTGCTGTTACTTCATCAG TAAACTAAGACACCAAGCCCAGAGCGATAGGTTTGGCTACAGAGAGGTGGTTTTAAAAGGAGATCCTAAGAAGTTGAATCTCCATGGG ACGTGTGCTGTTTGCCTGGAAGACTTCAAAGTCAAAGATGAGCTGGGAGTGTTGCCATGCCAACATGCCTTTCACAGGAA GTGTCTGGTGAAATGGCTGGAGGTACGCTGTGTGTGCCCCATGTGCAACAAAACCATTGCAGGACCCCCAGAACAGCGCAACAGCATAGGAACACTACTGGACGAACTTGTGTAA
- the rnf122 gene encoding RING finger protein 122 isoform X1 has product MDIDLIRTTSGALMHPFQWFNGCFCGLGLVYSNKSCTMPPITFQDLPLNIYMIIFGTGIFIFILSLIFCCYFISKLRHQAQSDRFGYREVVLKGDPKKLNLHGQTCAVCLEDFKVKDELGVLPCQHAFHRKCLVKWLEVRCVCPMCNKTIAGPPEQRNSIGTLLDELV; this is encoded by the exons ATGGATATCGATCTCATAAG GACCACCTCCGGTGCATTGATGCACCCGTTTCAGTGGTTTAACG GGTGCTTCTGTGGTCTGGGACTGGTCTACTCCAACAAGTCGTGCACCATGCCTCCCATCACCTTCCAGGACCTGCCCCTCAACATCTACATGATCATCTTCGGAACAGGCATCTTCATCTTCATCCTCAGCCTCATCTTCTGCTGTTACTTCATCAG TAAACTAAGACACCAAGCCCAGAGCGATAGGTTTGGCTACAGAGAGGTGGTTTTAAAAGGAGATCCTAAGAAGTTGAATCTCCATGGG CAGACGTGTGCTGTTTGCCTGGAAGACTTCAAAGTCAAAGATGAGCTGGGAGTGTTGCCATGCCAACATGCCTTTCACAGGAA GTGTCTGGTGAAATGGCTGGAGGTACGCTGTGTGTGCCCCATGTGCAACAAAACCATTGCAGGACCCCCAGAACAGCGCAACAGCATAGGAACACTACTGGACGAACTTGTGTAA